The DNA window taatgaatatgcatgagagatctgcatataatggaggtgccaagcatgcaaatctgttccatgcatattcattagggctatcctgaaaacccgactggcctggtgatcctccaggacaaggttgggaaccactgatctagggtgTCCCCTCCCTCCTGTACTCCCTTCCCccgggcaggggtctcaaagtcagtcctcgagggccgcaatccagtcgggttttcaggatttccccaatgaatatgcattgaaagcagtgcatgcacatagatctcatgcatattcattggggaaatcctgaaaacccgactggattgaggccctcaaggagggactttgagacccccggACTAGAaataccacactgctttgggacgcAAGTTTAACACAAGGACCGGCCCCAAAGTCTCCCGCCTCCTGCATGAACACGCCGGCTCTCCCCAAGACAGCACAAACCCAGGCCTGACTCCGGCCGTCAGACGGTTAACCACAGCGCGCGCTCGTGACCTCTGACCTGCAACGCGGGGGGCCCGGGGGAAGCGGGCCGCGAGCCGGCAGCAGcgaagcaacagcagcattctATCCGCCTcggcccccccccaccaccaccaccacgaccaCGACCACGATCAGCGCACGCGCCGTTAACGGCGGAAGAATCCTGATAGGCGGGTCCGTCCCTTAGACCGTTCCGGACGGAAACGCAATCCGGCGGAACTTTAGGGCTTTGGCGCGCTCGCTCCGTTCTCGGCGATTTCGAGGTGCTCGGGACGGGTCCCCCCTCTGGCGGTGAGTGGCCGGAGGGCCGATGGCTGCGGTGTTAGAGGAAGAGCCGCACGTCCGGCCTGGGTGTGTAAGAGAGAGCGTGCAAGGATCGTAAaggagcaggaaagagatgcGCTTGACATGGGGGACATAAGAGGCAGCGCAAAAAgcaagatgggggagggaattggaTTTCTGGAGCAATTAAATAGACCTTGGGTCAGCCAGACCTGTCTTGATTTCCTTCCAAATGAAGAAGACCCCAAAATATTTGATAAATCATTAGCCATCTAGTGGAGAGCACTTTTCAGCCGAATTTAGCCATGTTGCCTCAACtttgtttataataataataataatttatttcttatataccgcgaagttcgaagcggtttacaataaagatacgtttagtcagtataTGGGATACAAGAGGCAGCCTCTGAAAGCATATGTATCTgtactgtaaaccacttgtatcccatatactgactaaacgtatctttattgtaaaccgcttcaaacttcgcggtatataagaaataaattattattattattattattataaacaaaGTTGAGGCAACATGGCTAAATTCGGCTGAAAAGTGCTCTCCACTAGATGGCTAATGTATATGCGTAGGTTTCAGAGCACGTGTACATGTAGATAAAGGGCTGGTATTAGTTTTTGGtgcgtagcatggggttagcccacggggcaatgtagcacgcgctaaaaatgctagtgcaccttagtaaaaggagcccttagtgatgggAAGGTAGTAGCAGAAAGACTGCTCAAATTGCTTCCTTCTGTTTGGGCTACACCTGGATTTCCTTCTCTTAGACTTCACTCTTAGGAAAGTGCAACCATTTGTTtagattgaattaaaaaaaaaaaaaaatttaaaacaaaacaacacGGGTATTATGTGGGCTTTGGGTTTTCCCCTGGTGTGGAGGAGCAGATAGGACCAGGAGTTCTGTGATGGTGCCAGGGAAAGATGGGGGTTGTATTTTGGGCCACTTCTGGCCATACAAATCAACTCTTCTTCCACAGCTCACTGAAACTGTTGCACAAACACCTCCTGGGGGGAATCCAGAATCTATATGGCACCcaggggtttttattttttcataattttAATTTACCTTAACCAACTGCTTACATTCAAgctggcaaaacccccaaaaaagtttatgacattttttttaaaaccacccCTGCCCATCtcaacacaaagggctccttttacgaagccatgttagcgacttttaatcacgcgccaCCCCtgcgctggctgaaaaactactttctgctcaagaggaggcggtagcggctagcgcggccagcagtttagtgtgcgctattatgcgcattaaaccgctaatgcaccttcgtaaaacgaGCCCAGAATTATGTCATTCTAAACCACCAGAGCAATTATATATTCTCATAAAACCAACTTTTCATCTAATTTATTCCAGCAAATAATTTTCATGAAGATAAGCTGGCCTTTTCCCTTTAGTTGATCTGCTTGATATAACTTCATTAGCATCACTAAGCACAGAAATTGTTGGGAAATCCAAGTTTGGCATTTTAGATCTGGCATAAGATTAATAACAGTTTCTTTTGAGAGAATGTTCACATTGACAAAGTTTGAATAAGCTCACTTTTCCTCTAGGTTGGTTTGTTTCCCCTCAACTTCCTTAATCTTCTCACCCACCTCCCGGATTAAATGAAAGACTTTATGAAAATCCAAGTTATTACTAAGTTTGAATTTTGCTCTGTTATcaatcaagaaaaagaaaacagctcATGCCAAATATAAATTCTATTTAATTTTATAAACAGTTGTCTTTATTTACATtgtgaagaaatatattttttttgtgtgttcttgTAGGAGAAACCATTTGAACAATGGCAGAAGCAGTTTTCCATGCaccaaaacgaaagaaaaaggtcTTTGAATCTTATGAAGCTGCATTCCCTGTCCTGACATCTCAAGGAGACATTAATGTAAAAGACTTCAGGATTTGTTATGCTGAAATCCATAACAACAATGTGATTGTGAGGAACCCAGAGGATATAGAGCATCTGTATGGAAAGGtactttttatgtttaaatcttttattgaaGTGTATTTGTAGtagtttattgtaattttaaCTGTAATTCTGATGTATGACCATTTGTTTTAATGGATCTGTATgtattttgtaatccgcatagattCTTGTGATATgaggaatataaatatttttaaataaataaaataaagaacacaACAAAATACAAATACTAATGTTCTTTGTACAGTTTTATTATTTGATATAAAgaattccctcccacccctcttCAATAAATTAACAAGACTAGTTCAAGCACATGTAAGCAATATAGCATAACAACAAACATTATATTGTTAATTATTAAGCAATCTACTTCATGCCTTAGGGGGTCATACtcttccaaaaaggttcccaaattGAGCAAAAACATTTTTCTACTGTGGAGTCTGTCTCTTACTGAAAATCTTTCCAAGGAAACAAATTGTATCATCAGTGTTTGCCAATGTGCTATTGTAGGTGGATCTGGGGTTTTCCAGCACTGGAGAATATATTTTCTACTCATTAATAATGGATGGTGAAGAAACCCCTTATATCCTTTAggtcagtgtcctgcaaacttttcgcACATCCTTTCAGTTGCTTGGGCTTCCCTTTGCCGGCTTTGCAATCAACCGGATGCGAGAGATGGGGATTACGACGAACCTCCACGTGAATCATTTTCATGCAATCTTTTTTGGTACATCGATCGCTCTTCcacaattggccagagaatcggccaacagcaatccagtcggCATTAGCGATTATGTTTACTGCATCCAGGCCTTAGAATATAAAATCTATTTGATCCAATACAAATGGAATTCCCATTCCCTGATGAGCAGCTTAAGAAACCTTTACTCTGTAATAGAACATTACTGCTTTGAGGGCTTCAGAGATAACAGGGGAATAGCTTTACTTTCAGAAGTACGGTTTATATTTGGAGGGTGTgcaatattatataataatggtgtATAGTCACAGGGAGGATGGTTACCTGCTTATTTGGTGTACActaaatttctttattttatgctAAAGGGCTATTTTGGAAAAGGGATTCTGTCCAGAAGCAGACCAGAATACAATATTTCAGACCCCAAATTGGCTGCACAGTTGAAAGGTAAATCTGTATGTTTTTGTTCAGGGGTGTTGAAGTGGTCAGCATAATCCAGATGATACTTGTTCTTAAAACATAAACTGAATCCTTTCCAGTCCGGTATCACAGACTTTATGCAAGGACTTCCATGTTCTAGAAAATTCAAAAGTTTCGTAACAGGCATGGAATTTGATCCCTGGAATTGTGGAAGTAAAGTCTTTGTCACTATCTTTAGAACCAAAGGGGTTCTTTAACTAAAGATTAGTACGTATTATCTGCCACAGGACtcaattttattcctatgggtctTGCTCCAGATAActtgcactaatctttagtaaaaacCCCTCCCCCTGCCAAGTTAAAGAAGACTCGGCCAGAGAAAATGACATACCTTCCCTGAGaacctttggaaaaaaaacaattaaatgcATTTTGTCTGTTTTGTTGTAGATTATAATATGAATATGCCTGTGATCACGTCACATAAGTAAGTATGTAcaaccaaattctataaatggtgttttgAGTTGTGCACTCAAATTTGGTTCCACTTTTCATATGCagcttaattgaataatgaggcAATTTACGCTAATAGGCTTCTTAAGCAATTACTAatgttaattggttttaatttaaatttacatACACAAATTTAGGCATGGGATCCGCACATGAAATTTACACTTGGTGCCATTAAAGGGGTACGGAAATAGGAGGATCATGGGTGGATCGGTGGCGTTCCTCAGAATTATgagcataattatagaataagaggTGTCTATGCATAACTTTAGGTGCAAGGTTTTgcaccagaaaaaggagaacagcgCCTCACGGTTACATGAACAAAAGAAGCAGGAATGTGAGACATGTAGAAAACCCAGGATTCTCCAAAATCAGTTAGGCATGGCTTCCGGAtttaagtgctgttctataaaccgcgcctaactttaggtactgCATATAGAATaacacttggacatttttttttccatgccaattttttaggtgcaatatatagaattcagtccaacCTTTGTGAACCGCTGTGATGTCATTTTGGCCATTCAGTGgtctatcaaattttaataaagataagATAATGGTAAGGCTTGCTTTTGACAACAGAATTTTGTTGTTTGGATATTGAGACCTTTGTCTTTTCAGCTGTGTTAATCGGACCCTTTATCTTGGGATTATGACCATACAATGCAAACCCCTGCAGATGATTCAAAACGCTGCTGCACGGGTGATTTGTGGTCTGAGAAAGTTCGACCATATAACCCCGTGGTTAAaagaacttcattggctgccagtacTATCACGTATTGTTTTCAAGGCAATAGTGTTGGTGTTTAAGGTCATCCACCAAGGGATCCCATATTATTTGTCACAGGCTATGGCACTTTATAGGCCACGCAGAGCACTGCGATCTGAGGGGCAGTACGATTATTGCTTACAGGTTTCTCAACAGCACACTATGAGAGTACTAGGTACTCCGCTATCTCTTTCATAGGAGTAACATTGTGGAATAAGTTAACTGGACCACTAAGAGCTTCTGAAAACTACATTCTTTAGcattctccagaccagtagaggttaatctttacgaatgggtatatatccaatcatgaccagcaggtggagactgaaaacaaaactgtgagatagtacataagatatccccttctctattctcatcagtctacttcagtctccagcaggtgttgagtgatctgtacccatctcccttggtagggctgttggaatttgtttagggggtttctagtccttgtttttggccggacaaagcttgggcgggccctgtttgggggacgtccaacctcgggggtgtcaaacccggcgggtctcgagcagggtccctcccccccacttcctccacctccccacatttttgaatgtctgaatcatatcccccatgtcccttctttcctctaaggtatacatattcagagcttccagtctctcctcattcaTCTTTTTTCGCAAACCtactatcattttcgtcgccctcctctggatcgcttcaagcctttttgtgtcctaaGCCAGATATGGTGCTGCAATTTATGCTCTATTTTCTTCACATAGATACTGGCACCATGTAGAGTGGGCAAGAAACCTACTGAAAGGACAAGGACTGAATGACGAGGCAGCTAATGGTATCCTGGAGAATTATATAAAGCCGCTCGAACTGCCACTTAAGAAAGAGAAAGAGGCTGCCGAGTCGTGTACTGAACTTCACAATGAGCCAGACATAGGAAAAGCAGATGTTAAAGAAGTGATGTCTGCAGTGACATTTAATGGAGACTCGGCTGTCCCTAGTAGTGAAGATCaaagccatgggggaagccataaGAAGCTATGCTTAGAAGGGCTTCCCACTCATGACCCATTAGCTGAGTATAACCTGGATGTATTGAATACAGTGGACGAGGAAGCTTTAGCCAGATCACCTTGTCAAAGGCATGATGACCTTGTGAACTGTGGCTGCAAAGCTCAAGAGGATGTTCCTCAGATGTGTCATGATCCTTCCGGAGCAAAGGAATGTGATCATGAGTACGTATTAGTACAGGAAGAAGCAAACTACCAGCCGAAAGATGATGAAGAGGCCAAAGGAAAAGTGAGTTTTATAAAAAAATGTTCAGTGTCGTATTGTTTCCGTTTGGTAACCCACATGAATAAATTGTATcaaaactacagtggtgcctcgcataacggacgcctcgcacagcgaacgctgcgcacaacgaactttatgtcttgattcgtacaacgaacttcgtttcacacaacgaagtcgcccgagctgcatccttccgcgcaggcactgcgcttaactgccctctctccgcctggctccctcttgcccccccccgactccccgacacgatcggggcaagagggagcccaagccctcttgcccccccgactccccgacacgatcggggcaagagggagctcaagccctcttgcccccccgactccccaacacgatcggggcaagagggagcccaagccctcttgccccccccgactccccgacacgatcggggcaagagggagctcaagccctcttgccccccccgactccccgacacgatcggggcaagagggagcccaagccctcttgcccccccgactccccgacacgatcggggcaagagggagctcaagccctcttgcccccccgactccccgacacgatcggggcaagagggagcccaagccctcttgcccccccgactccccgacacgatcgggccaggagggagcccaagtcctcctgaccacggcgaccccctaaccccaccctgcactacattacgggcaggagggatcccaggccctcctgccctcgacgcaaaccccccctccccccaacgaccgccccccccaagaacctccgaccgcccccccagccgacccgcgacccccctggccgacccccacgacacccccaacccccttccccgtacctttctgtagttggccggacagacgggagccaaacccgcctgtccggcaggcagccaacgacggaatgaggccggattggcccatccgtcccaaagctccgcctactggtggggcctatggcgcctgggccaatcagaataggcccgggagccttaggtccctcctgggggcagggcctgaggcacatggtcgggttgggcccatgtgcctcaggccccgcccccaggagggacctaaggctcccgggcctattctgattggcccaggcgccataggccccaccagtaggcggagctttgggacggatgggccaatccggcctcattccgtcgttggctgcctgccggacaggcgggtttggctcccgtctgtccggccaactacagaaaggtacggggaagggggttgggggtgtcgtgggggtcggccaggggggtcgcgggtcggctggggggggcggtcggaggttcttgggggggggcggtcgttggggggagggggggtttgcgtcgagggcaggagggcctgggatccctcctgcccgtaatgtagtgcagggtggggttagggggtcgccgtggccaggaggacttgggctccctcctggcccgatattgtcggggagttggggaatcggcggggcaagagggcttgggctccctcttgccccgatcgtgtcggggagtcgggggggcaagagggcttgggctccctcttgccccgatcgtgtcggggagtcggggggcaagagggcttgggctccctcttgccccgatcgtgtcggggagtcggggggggggcaagagggcttgggctccctcttgccccgatcgtgtcggggagtcgggggggcaagagggcttgggctccctcttgccccgatcgtgtcggggagtcggggggcaagagggcttgggctccctcttgccccgatcgtgtcggggagtcgggggggcaagagggcttgagctccctcttgccccgatcgtgtcgggggtgccaaggaccacacggagtcacccaccgtaccacccgattcgggtaagcgcaggtatcggtgggtggcttatttgcgggggggtgccttattttacatttttttctaaaaagggggggctgtcttatttgatagccctgccttatcatcggggaaatacggtagaaaaaaaaaaaaatgaacagttaagtcccagtttttgccgctgagactctgccctctctcactgtaaaattagactctacttagtctgtctttaaatttaaaaaatgtgtgttgttttaaaaaacaattatgtttttagatgtatctaaataaaaataataatcaaaaatttatctttttttatgtcatcttagcatattttatgctgcagaacgaattatttttttttacatgtattcctatgggaaaacgcgtttcacataacgaacgtttcacataacaaacttgctcctggaaccaattaagttcgttgtgtgaggcaccactgtacttagatTGGATTTGAGAAATTTTAAATTTTCACATTGTTGTATTATTCCAAAAATGTCATCCGATTACTTGAAAGGTATTTTGCTCTCCATGCGGAGGTTTGTTTTATAATAAGGTTAAGACATAGTAGGATGAGACATAGTAGGATGAGACATAGTAGTTGTCTAATTTGAGGCTATTTAATAAAAAGATATGTAGATGTCTGTTTTTTTAAGATAGCATCAAACAAACTACATCAGTTGTGGCTTAAAAGTCGCTACATGTACTTAGACAAGTTCAGGAGTTGGAGTAAATGTGTTCATTTAGGGAtaaattctatatacagtatgtcACCTAACAGGTCAGTGCAAGTCTATAAACCGCCTCCAGAATtaagcagtttatagaatcatgcgaAGCACCGGTCCACGCAACTGACATTTAgacctccttttattaaactgcgctaggcACGCtaaatgcctcgcgctgctcccgacgctcatgggaACTTTATGAGGGTCGGGaacagtgtggggcattcagcgtggctccctgcactaaaaggGGGTATTGGGCACAGGAATTTATGTCAGTGAAaatcaggcctaaatgcctgcacctgtTGTGCATGTCAAGTATACTCTAAAACAGTGTGCCTCGCTTTTAGGAATGCTCGTGAcctacccatgctcctccccccgGGCCACGCCCCTTTTGAGATATACTCACTAGAATTTacgtgcacaactttctaagcgtattctataaTTAGTGCTAACAGCCAAATGGCAATTATTGGCGCCGATTGGCTTGTTCAacttaagttgtgcacacaaacacgtttgcatgtgcaactttggCCACAGTATACAAAATCCAGGGGTTAGATTATAAAATACCCACGTATTGCGCGTACATTGTGATTCTGCTCGCACTTTGcccaaacaccttctgaaaatatGGCTAACTACAGGCTGAATAAAAGTACATATTTTCTTATCACCTTATGCACTTTTATGTGTAGGGTTAAATTTTTTtatgagtctttttttttttacaaaaatgtcATAAAATTAAGGCTatactcgcggggatggggacatTGAGTTCCCATGGGGCCAAacttatccccgtgtcattctctatttcagaccTCTTTTAGGAGTTACTGACCAAGTGCTCTCTTGGTTTCAATCTTATTTTTCAGATCGCTCCTCCTCAGTTTGCTTCAATAACTCTACTTCTAATGTTTCTTCTACTGTAAATGGCGTCCCACAAGGTTCCATACTgtctcctctttta is part of the Geotrypetes seraphini chromosome 14, aGeoSer1.1, whole genome shotgun sequence genome and encodes:
- the TSEN2 gene encoding tRNA-splicing endonuclease subunit Sen2; protein product: MAEAVFHAPKRKKKVFESYEAAFPVLTSQGDINVKDFRICYAEIHNNNVIVRNPEDIEHLYGKGYFGKGILSRSRPEYNISDPKLAAQLKDYNMNMPVITSHKYWHHVEWARNLLKGQGLNDEAANGILENYIKPLELPLKKEKEAAESCTELHNEPDIGKADVKEVMSAVTFNGDSAVPSSEDQSHGGSHKKLCLEGLPTHDPLAEYNLDVLNTVDEEALARSPCQRHDDLVNCGCKAQEDVPQMCHDPSGAKECDHEYVLVQEEANYQPKDDEEAKGKLVKTEKLVCRRNPFRLFEYLQLSLEEAFFLVYALGCLTVCYNEEPLTILKLWEVFSIIQPSFQTIYMAYHYFRSKGWVPKVGLKYGTDLLLYRKGPPFYHASYSVIVELVDDHFQGTPRRPFTWKTLAGLNRTTLNVSKELLFCYLIIPSDMSEQELLFPDCMKRIKVQELIVSRWVSSRERMEQEEL